The following is a genomic window from Meriones unguiculatus strain TT.TT164.6M chromosome 13 unlocalized genomic scaffold, Bangor_MerUng_6.1 Chr13_unordered_Scaffold_37, whole genome shotgun sequence.
tgtgcccaagaaatttttttattatttatttaatttttttgtgttaaatattttttaattttttaaacttctattaattacactttattcattttgtatccccccataaacccctccttcctcccctcctaatcccacctacttttccctttcttcatgaatgatcctccccaagtccactgataggggaggtctccatttccttccttctgatcttagtctgttaggtctcatcaggagtggctgcattgtcttcctctgtggcctgagatcaaagagcaggccaatcagtttatgttagaagcagtccctcttcccattactatgtaacccacttggacactaactgtcatgggctacatctgtgcaggagttctaggttatttccatgcatgatacttggttggagtatgagtctctggaaagaccctggtattcaaattttctcattctgttgctctccttgtggagtttctgtcctctccagatcttactatttcccacttctttcataagattccatgtactctgcccaacagttggccataagtctcagcatctgctttgatagtctgcagggcagagccttttagagggcctctgtggaaggttcctaacttgtttcctgttttcttcttcttttgatgtccatcctctttgccttacaggatagggattgagcattttagtcaggatcctccctcttgattagtttctttagatgtacagattttagtaggtttatcctatattatatgtctatatgagtgagtatataccgtgtgccaagaatttttaagttgtgtttatgtgtacattcctttcatcatatttacatatatactctaaatgcttgctgaataatggtgtttcaatgttttttccacatttcaactgaattatttttgggcactaaatctaaacctaattcttatcaatatttggaggttttacttgttttgaatgtgtggttttatttttttagttaacagtgtgtacacagtctcttacacctgagtcatcatatttggatctctaacaaaataatgaagaacagtaaatagtactaataatgttaatgactaaaatgaaagtaacagagtgcattttacaatgatctcagatgttcttttcagacaggacattttatgatgaaaattttttcatgaggcacaaatgcctgttaagcttaaggcttgtttataacagtctcttgaaaaaaaggttcaagatgcatcctgaagtcataacatcaaattatgtacagagaggacataatcaccattgcagatatggtctcctagggataagtatggtaggattaaaagcccaggacactttctgaggatatgacttctcataaaacctaatgaaaaaaaaaatgattcttcccagaaaatgaacatgtacataaaaccaactacatataaagcaggtacagagtaaatgtcaggagaaggatcaggttaaaaactaacaccaaataagtatcactgttgctgtatctggaatttctactttatttggaatgcagagacaagaagactgttaacccctgtatttaaggaagtgcatctgcataaagaaaagcaatgtttcacttctcctcttcctttttttctcctcccctttcttctccttccttaccttctatatgtgaagcaaatgttctacctctgagttgtattcctgccttctgtacaaaacaggcagaaacagatagtctttagatataataaacccaggtgctaaagctcactaaagcttagaggaagtaacttattatgggataaattaaagagaacacagagaaggcaacagggatagaggaggctgtcctagtaacagcagtaacagaacaagataaaaaggcttgaggaaaagttttttacagatggcacaatggctggcattaacaaataagatgctacatgctcccatcctttaggtgggaattctgtagtactatgagattatgaagattttgttaaaggaatttactgtttaaaaggttatttgtccttccacagaaggacaaattgtgaattaggtacccaatactgtgctaagtcctaaacacacaaaaatgattgatgtaaacaccactctttctctataagcttacagtcttgtggggtaatccaccataaacaaacccagagaccatgcatagaaatgtttacatcactataaattacactatgaaacctaaaggaaagcaagagggacctaacaccccagaaatgataaagagcatacatattcaaaggctgagagatgagaacattttagttcaataggggaaatgaaagaaggtgaatttgtttgaagtatactagggaagaagaaaggaatgataatgatgatgatgatgataataataataataataataataataatgacaaaagattaaagagggatgatagccatccctctctgctgctgcttttcttttcatccttgcaccctctcatgtgcctctgtgccctctagtggtgatgggaggcaacttctccatcatttctctctggaactgttgcagagcctgcagggctggtggctcccagggagagcccatgttggggaggcttgggcaggtgactccaggaagtgaccatgcttcctcagcattgttccaggtggaattcggaaccctggttgccaggtaaccagaagccagtagcagcaacagctgcctggacagaccagctggtccagaggagctggagagatgaatctgttcttctgcttccagacttccagggtctcaggtctcttggaagtcagcggtggtcacctgggccgctgctggagacatatggtgcgctcactgacacgtttctggcctgttccccaccgggagaccaaggtaaccacggcctctatgtggtgggggagctttctggtccactctcaccccctatccaccgtggtcgcggcctgggcaagtgttcctattgggtcactgaggaacacttttcaagcccgctttggtgtaggcaaagaagtcattggtgcccctcggggtttgcacacttcacgcctacctcctgccctggtcctttctcagagagaaaggaagcgagccttccagcatggtatccccattgctcagcaatgatggcgtgaacttcgtggagcagatgatcccctatttgcccaccactctttctggccctttatccaaagtttgcgaccacaggagtggttctggacctgatcctgaaaaggcagttgagcggctccaccagggaggcagacctcagtcctcctcctgctgtttcctagggcctgtgcccacacagaaccgggacgacggagttgcagcagcctaggtgccgggcctagccctttaaagtgacatgtccatacatggcaattgggacagaggtggggctctagcaggtgccattcaccttccccagggaatgtcagacaccaccctttctcatgccctgagcgtcctttccccatttgtgtaaaggattctggaccccatttgcagtgtttgttatggatggagcccctagcacccccgtaccccaccctggaagattataatagttccttctagatgtctgggtgggttggggacacagggccttaggggtaacacccccgtggactgtcacaggtatagatccttcaggtcagactgtgatggggaccagcagacaacgatgtgagtgggcttggggtggagggggaggtgagcggggagggacgtttgaggccagggtggagggccaattttggccaggagcctcacctttggggttctctccctagggactgtcccaccaggctcctgggttttgagcagcagagggagggacaggaaaggaaggataccaatgcccgccccccgcagcagcgaagctaggccaggctcccaaccctgtgtccctctgccctgctctcacccacagtgccatcttctcgttcttgtcccagtggctgcagaaattcccccaggatttctctggagccccggaactggccattgtgaggtggctgctggactatgcgggacccccagtcttgccagaacctggaccagtgcaacctccagctttagtatcagaggacacacagtcccttgtggacttgaagagtgagctactgtttctctccaatgtggtgcacttgggggcacctgatcctgtgtactcactgcccaaggtagacatatagttggtacaatcaccgactgagcacacccagcgcctattcccattagagaaaagattgccttaattttgtatatttttaaattgctgtttttcactgttgcattattgttattggtttcatattattattaaaaaggtgttgcttactcatcttaagtgatatatttggagatggggcctccctgtttgcccacagtggttggagccattcctgggttgtgttcctgactaagccaagaggtatggagcctgtttttgtcgagagtttcctgtgaattgggcatgtgcttccatctatagacgatgctgccaggtgtgtagttggtgcccagggggtctactgggatagattgagtcccagagagaaagccaacagagtcagcacttgacagcagacttttggggccacagctgggtctagggctaggatctgaggtcaaggaccaggaccagtaccaagacccagctttttgggcactatccctgagggggggacctataatttgagatatagagtacattttggtggatcatttaaatacatgatatgtctacatagcacgcctgttttagaactcaatctttggagctgggcatggtggcacacacctgaaattccagcactcagggaggaagcggcctgaatttgagtccagccaggtctataaagtgactgtaggacatccaagcttacaccaaataaattctgtctaaacaaacaaacaaacaaacaaacaaacaaatatagaaactaatgaacaaacccaaagagaactcactctgtggaccaagctgaccacagtctcagaaagattagcttaccatggac
Proteins encoded in this region:
- the LOC132650979 gene encoding uncharacterized protein LOC132650979 isoform X6: MDLISAFFPETWVLLVISLMLLYWVFGNMMQNAIKSMEKYGDFQGLRSLGSQRWSPGPLLETYGALTDTFLACSPPGDQVAAEIPPGFLWSPGTGHCEVAAGLCGTPSLARTWTSATSSFSIRGHTVPCGLEE
- the LOC132650979 gene encoding uncharacterized protein LOC132650979 isoform X8, encoding MDLISAFFPETWVLLVISLMLLYWVFGNMMQNAIKSMEKYGDFQGLRSLGSQRWSPGPLLETYGALTDTFLACSPPGDQVPSSRSCPSGCRNSPRISLEPRNWPL
- the LOC132650979 gene encoding uncharacterized protein LOC132650979 isoform X2; this encodes MDLISAFFPETWVLLVISLMLLYWFGTRTHGVFKKQGIPGPTPLPFLGTVLNYYKTSRVSGLLEVSGGHLGRCWRHMVRSLTRFWPVPHRETKWLQKFPQDFSGAPELAIVRWLLDYAGPPVLPEPGPVQPPALVSEDTQSLVDLKSELLFLSNVVHLGAPDPVYSLPKVDI
- the LOC132650979 gene encoding uncharacterized protein LOC132650979 isoform X3, with translation MDLISAFFPETWVLLVISLMLLYWFGTRTHGVFKKQGIPGPTPLPFLGTVLNYYKTSRVSGLLEVSGGHLGRCWRHMVRSLTRFWPVPHRETKCHLLVLVPVAAEIPPGFLWSPGTGHCEVAAGLCGTPSLARTWTSATSSFSIRGHTVPCGLEE